AAGAGTCGAGACAATAGGTGTCTTGTCATCGTCTCCAAATACAGGTAACGTAGGTTTGCGATCGGCTCCCATGTTCGGGTTAGTTGGAGTACGGTCTTGCAACACAACACCCTTTGCCAGAGCCTTGTTCACCTTGGTCCGCACAATCCGCTTGAGTCTGGTGTTGATCTTTCTATGACAGTACGCTTTCAGTGTCCCATCCTGTGCGGGTATATggtgaaaaagaaaaagtagGTAGAGAATGATCGCAATTATTAGCTTGATCATTGACAACACCCAAATAACCACTGTAAAGACCATACCGGCTAAAACGAGAGCGCGCAGGTTATTTTCATCGGCGAGGATTTTGATGTTGTCGAAGAATTGTAGAATTTCTGGcttgtcttcctcaactGCGTTCTCGCCGCCAGGAAGCAAATCCATCTTAGCCACTGAATAGAGAGTTATGGCGTTAACAACCTGGCGTGGCCCATCGGCGAGGACAGTATTCATCCAACCTGCATACTGTTAGCAAATACAGCCCAAAAAGCACAATGGTCAATCTCACTTTCAAAGGAGAAATATGCAAATAAAGCGGCATATTCAGCTCCCTTCTTACTCTTGGTGAGCTCTCCAAAAACCAagaacctcctccagccGCGACCATTTTCCCCCGTGCGAACACTTTGGACTCGGGCAGCGAGGGAATCAAGATAGCTTTGCGCAACGCTCCCAGAACGTATCGCTCGGATAGCATGAAGCCATCTCCAGGCCAAAAGTGCAAAGGAGAGGAGAATACAAGCGGCGAATATCCATCGAGAATACTCGAAAGGAATGGCAGGCTCGATCTGCCCTGCCCAGCGGGAAAACGCCAGAAGGGTCACGGCGGTAAAAGTGTCGACCGCGTAAACAGCGAGCGAAACGAGCAGGAAAACGAACAAAAAGAAGTAAGAGAATGGCGATAGACAAGACTCCGATTTGAAGTCATTGAGGTTCTAGACAACAACATGAGTCAGTTAACAATCCTACCACCTATAACAGAAGACACAGGCGCATACAATATAGTCCCATTGTTCCTCCAAGGCCACTGGGCCGCCCTTCTCTCGATCGCCGCAGCAAGGCATTGTGTATTAGGCGCTGGCCCGGCCAGACACCAGTAAAAGAATGAATTGCGATCGATGCGAGACAAGGGGATCAACTGACTTCGTCGGTCCAGCCGGGTCGAAGTCGCGATCACAGTAAAGGTAGCGAAAGGAGGGGAAAGAGTTCAAGCAGAGGTGCCTGGAATGATTCTTGAGAACGAACGACTCTAAATAAAGAATGACAGACAACACGCAAGCGAAGTCTGAAGAACAGCGGCAACGATGGTTCTCAAAGATGCATTGCCATCAGATAGTTAAGCGCTGCTGCTAATGTTTCAGGGATGCGTGCAGAAACCAGTCAACACTCAAATGCGCGTCATGCCCTGAAGGCCCTTCAGCTGGTCTCACGGATGATGACGCCCAAGCTGCGAAGCTGCTGCAGTGGAATGCAGATTGCGAGTCGGCGCTTCGCTTCGCCAAGGAAGGGGGACAGTTCAACAGGAggttggcggcggcgcgtAGGGATTCGGCAACCAAGGCGATCCCGAGTGGGGAGACAACCGCTGGGGGTTCTGAAACACGAGGGGAATGAGTGGATGCGTAGATCTGCGGGACAATTTATTGTTCAACGAGCGACAGGAGACGCGAGTCTGGAAAATGGAGTgtttggggatggagagaaagaatggcAGGGAGCTGGGGGAAGCAGATAAGAAGCTGAAGGGGAGGAcgagaggagaagaaagccTGAGGGAATTTCTCGGCTGAAACGACTGCTGAAGGGGCCATCTCAGGGATTGTTTGGAGTTCGACTAACCGCTAGCCAGGGACTAGTGCACAACTCAGCAATGACGGCACATTCACAAGCTTCCATTGGCGGAACCAGAGCGCCTGTCAGGTCAGCTCGCGAGTGGTGTTTCTGCTATCCGTGTTAATTTCGCTACATTTATCCTTATTGGCAAGACGATACAcaattataataataattaattgAACTCTGGCCGCTGATAGCAATAGAGCTAACTAAGGATGACTGTGCTGATTCATCTGTGTTCCCGTTCATAACTTTATCCCCCAAGAAACAGGGCACCTGCCTCTTTGGGCGTAGTCGGGTTAGGGCCTCAGCCTTAAGGCTCCACCATAACAATTGAAATCAAACACCTGATAGCCACAGAGTGACACAATATTAATAGCATCCGATTAAGCATTCTCAGCGACCTCGCAGCAAACTGGAACTACGGGCCAGAACCCCGCCAACGACCACCAACACGCTCGCCACTGTCAGCGCCAAGGACCGATTGGTGATGTATGTCTCCTCCCGCACTCGTCCGACGTGTGTTGTTTCTCGAGGGCTGACGGCATCCTCTGCTGTGCCTTCTATAACATAGTCCTCCCAGTGGACCTGCGATAATTTGCGCTGATAATCGACCACGGTTCCAGACCAGTTATTGGTGATCTTGCCTTCCTCGGTTTTATACCAACTGCTGCAGTTCGAATCTGCGAAACTGCTTTGTGTTAAAGCGTCCTGGAGCTCTCGGTTGTACTTTTTCAGGGCTTTGATATCCGGCTTTATAGCTAAGGTCTTTCCTTGTTTACGGGCCTGGAGCACTTTTCCTACCAGGGCATTGAGGTATCGTGATTGTGACTCGATCATGAGTATAATTGAGCTGTGGCCTAGGTATTATCAGTAACTGAAAAGAGGAAGATATTCCGCTGTAACTGCTCTTACCGAGATTTGTATTCGGTCCATAAAACATCCCAAAGTTCGGTAAGTCCTCTACAGTTACTCCCTGATGGGCAGACGCCCCATCTTTCCAGATATCAGTAAGTGGTCGGCCTTTGGAGCCATAAATCTGGATTGGGCACATAAACTCCACGGTCCTAAATCCAGTCGCCAGGATAATAAGATCATGTTCTTGCAGAATACCACCTTCCACCTCAATCCCAGTATCTGTAATTCGTGAAATATGGCGAGTTTCTAGGTCCACGTTTTCTCGGTTAAGCGCTGGGTAGTAGTCGTCTGACAGGATCAGTCGTTTGCAGCCTAGAGCATAATTGGGCGTGAGCTTCTCCCACAGCTCAGGTTTATTTGGCAATTGTTCTCTCAGACGTTTATGGCAAATTTTGCGAAGCAGCTGTGCGGTATCTGATTGCGAATCTCGGATGATTTCGTGGAAGTCTTCGCGGAAGTCCATGGTAAGTGAGCGATTCCGTATGCGTAGTGGAGGAAAGTACGTCAGAATCGCCTGCTGGAGAGGCGATATAGCAGAGTCAAGCCGAGGAATAACCCAGTTGGGAGTCCTCTGGTACACAGTGAGGTGTGAAGCCACTTTGGCCACCTCCGGGACAATCTGGGCGGATGTCGCGCCTACCAGGAATAATCAGCAAACTCGCTCACCCAGAATCTGCATGTATGAGGGAAGCTCACCATTCCCAATTATGGCGATCCGCTTATTTTCAAAGTTATATGTCCAATCCCAGCGCGCGGAATGCATCATCTTCCTACGAAAGTCTTTCAGTCCAGGAATTTCGGGTTCTCGCGGGAAATTCAACTGGCCGACAGCAGACGTGAGGAAATCCGAGCTCATGACATAGGAACGCATGAATTGGTGGTCTTTATCCCCAGAAACTTCGACGCTGACCTTCCACTTCATCTCGTTGTCATCCCATCGGGCCTCTTTGACTTCCGAGTTGAAGCGGATATGTTTGTACAACCCATATTTTTCAGCGACCTGAGTGAGATATATCTATAAACGGGTCGTCAGCCTGCTGCGGAAAATTGTATCGGGAAACGATAGTATCCTACCAGGAGCTCTTCCTGGCCCGGGAACTGTCGCGACCACTTGGTGGACTGTTCGAACGAGTAGCTGTACAGAATGCTCGTCACTAATAGTATGAATTAAATGCATGCCctaaaaagaaaagggaaagtAACATCTAACCATCACAGCAACACCCGGGATACTTGTTGTCATGCCACGTCCCACCAACACCGCTGCTCTTCTCGAGGATCACAAAATTATGGCATTTGTTGCGCTTTATGAGGTCAATGGCCATGCACATTCCTATAACTGTCAACTAGAACCAACTCTCGCGGCAGACTGGTAATCCAGCAGATAACGTACCCGATATCCCAGCTCCAACGATGACGACCGCAGCATTAGTATAGTCTTTATTGCCCGGGCAGTCGCCCACGCGCAATTTGTCCGCCATTGTATTTTGCAACCGTCACGGTcaaaagtataaaaataatgtTTGTCGATGATAGAAATGAGATAGCATGCGTAGTTCTAATATACCCGCCCGCAATCAGCTGTCGGTGTTACAGCTGGATTGGAAGGCGCCAGGTCGCACGGCGTCCAGAAGAGACCAGGCAGCCCCTCAACTTCCGGTCCCCGGCAAGGGAAGACTCATCGCCTCGGATATTCTGGCATCCCAAGATTGACTCCGCATGCCAATGCTATCACAGCTCATGGTGATTGGGTCCTGCTTCTTGTAATGGCGCTGGTTGGGAAGTGCGGGGGCTCCGAGGGTAAAGCTGCGGGGAATTTCGATGTCAACGGcggcttctttctcctctttcggTTGCTTCCAAGTATGCTGGTAGGATAAAGAGCCGTATATTTATAATCCTGGTGCCATTCGCGTGATACTAGTGGTACTTTGTTGTAAATGGGCCTTTTACGGCGCTCCAGGGGtggaaatatataatatcaaCAACATTTCCGTTAGAACGACTACTGTACAAACATCCCCCAGTTCAATTCCAATCTGTCCCAAACTATCCTATAATCGACCGTTCCCCGATATtgaaatattaatttatcttgCGCCCCTCAATTGGGACCACCGTAAGCCCCGATCCTTCTATTACACGACCACTCCCGTCAACAACCTTAAGCACCCGCTCCATTCATATTCCAAACTCAGTATCGAGTTCCTTAACACATATCGGGCATTAACGTTGGGGGCCGGGGAGTTTCGCGTTCGGGCTTCGGAGTCGAGATGTTCGGATCGGATCATTCAGTTACGGAGGG
Above is a window of Aspergillus puulaauensis MK2 DNA, chromosome 2, nearly complete sequence DNA encoding:
- a CDS encoding flavin-containing monooxygenase (COG:Q;~EggNog:ENOG410PJKT;~InterPro:IPR020946,IPR036188;~PFAM:PF07992,PF13738,PF13450;~TransMembrane:1 (o544-561i);~go_function: GO:0004499 - N,N-dimethylaniline monooxygenase activity [Evidence IEA];~go_function: GO:0050660 - flavin adenine dinucleotide binding [Evidence IEA];~go_function: GO:0050661 - NADP binding [Evidence IEA];~go_process: GO:0055114 - oxidation-reduction process [Evidence IEA]), with amino-acid sequence MADKLRVGDCPGNKDYTNAAVVIVGAGISGMCMAIDLIKRNKCHNFVILEKSSGVGGTWHDNKYPGCCCDVTSILYSYSFEQSTKWSRQFPGQEELLIYLTQVAEKYGLYKHIRFNSEVKEARWDDNEMKWKVSVEVSGDKDHQFMRSYVMSSDFLTSAVGQLNFPREPEIPGLKDFRRKMMHSARWDWTYNFENKRIAIIGNGATSAQIVPEVAKVASHLTVYQRTPNWVIPRLDSAISPLQQAILTYFPPLRIRNRSLTMDFREDFHEIIRDSQSDTAQLLRKICHKRLREQLPNKPELWEKLTPNYALGCKRLILSDDYYPALNRENVDLETRHISRITDTGIEVEGGILQEHDLIILATGFRTVEFMCPIQIYGSKGRPLTDIWKDGASAHQGVTVEDLPNFGMFYGPNTNLGHSSIILMIESQSRYLNALVGKVLQARKQGKTLAIKPDIKALKKYNRELQDALTQSSFADSNCSSWYKTEEGKITNNWSGTVVDYQRKLSQVHWEDYVIEGTAEDAVSPRETTHVGRVREETYITNRSLALTVASVLVVVGGVLARSSSLLRGR
- a CDS encoding uncharacterized protein (COG:S;~EggNog:ENOG410PJ21;~InterPro:IPR031606;~PFAM:PF16944;~TransMembrane:3 (i38-63o83-101i225-255o);~go_component: GO:0005887 - integral component of plasma membrane [Evidence IEA];~go_function: GO:0015079 - potassium ion transmembrane transporter activity [Evidence IEA];~go_process: GO:0071805 - potassium ion transmembrane transport [Evidence IEA]), whose protein sequence is MPCCGDREKGGPVALEEQWDYINLNDFKSESCLSPFSYFFLFVFLLVSLAVYAVDTFTAVTLLAFSRWAGQIEPAIPFEYSRWIFAACILLSFALLAWRWLHAIRAIRSGSVAQSYLDSLAARVQSVRTGENGRGWRRFLVFGELTKSKKGAEYAALFAYFSFESWMNTVLADGPRQVVNAITLYSVAKMDLLPGGENAVEEDKPEILQFFDNIKILADENNLRALVLAGMVFTVVIWVLSMIKLIIAIILYLLFLFHHIPAQDGTLKAYCHRKINTRLKRIVRTKVNKALAKGVVLQDRTPTNPNMGADRKPTLPVFGDDDKTPIVSTLSRTTTEATMTTLPAYTSRPGTAAPRERQPTLPDVATFPEKPSLSRTVTESSAYSDPTSAPAVSAYSPLDRGGSPAPPIPPLPNNASFAPTRNQTPVSRSNFSPGPYNTRGPPSRMGSAGGTRDPRERRDPYSPEGYGNPSSGSPFCAYGAPVDPYSRALTPIASVASGDSGSMQSYTPNAYNTRYNSRPAPRPANPPRSFTPGSEAMNPGSPVYPNNEQPVRTFSPVSSRAPSRAQGGYTPYNASARNVATTPFEAGQDTVNNYSGRSGTQNTYTSPAYNPQPPRGPDYY